Proteins encoded by one window of Deltaproteobacteria bacterium:
- the otsB gene encoding trehalose-phosphatase has protein sequence MSPPHLREVERDVLRRIAGAPGVFCLLDYDGTLAWLAPTPADAVPLPGVVALLSELTELAGVQVALVSGRPVSDLRRALDVPGVYYIGIHGLEIRLPDGRCEAREDLAAIRSALADLKRELSATAGTRPGILLEDKGVALACHYRLASAADKAAAQAAVAELVTSYRQRGVPIAILRGHEVSEMCPAHVNKGTAVKAVLAQHGCGALPMYIGDDRTDEEVFRLLPPDAITIRVGPASEPTLARYRLDSPEDVRQFLRAVRECRVRTSVGHPRAC, from the coding sequence ATGAGTCCCCCGCACCTGCGGGAGGTCGAACGCGACGTGTTGCGGCGCATCGCCGGCGCTCCCGGCGTGTTCTGTCTTCTTGACTACGACGGTACGCTCGCGTGGCTCGCGCCCACACCCGCCGATGCCGTGCCCCTCCCTGGGGTCGTTGCGCTCTTGAGCGAGCTGACCGAGTTGGCCGGCGTGCAGGTCGCGTTGGTGAGCGGCCGGCCAGTCAGCGATCTGCGGCGCGCCCTCGACGTGCCCGGTGTGTACTACATCGGCATTCACGGCCTTGAAATCAGACTCCCCGATGGCCGGTGCGAAGCGCGTGAAGACCTCGCTGCGATCCGGTCCGCCTTGGCCGACCTCAAGCGTGAGTTGAGCGCGACCGCGGGAACCCGCCCCGGTATTCTTTTGGAAGACAAGGGCGTGGCGTTGGCGTGTCATTATCGGCTGGCATCCGCCGCAGACAAGGCGGCGGCGCAAGCTGCGGTGGCAGAGCTGGTCACCAGCTACCGGCAGCGGGGAGTGCCCATCGCGATCCTGCGCGGTCACGAGGTCAGCGAGATGTGTCCTGCGCACGTCAACAAGGGCACGGCGGTCAAAGCAGTGCTGGCGCAGCATGGATGTGGAGCGCTGCCGATGTACATCGGCGATGACCGCACCGACGAAGAGGTCTTTCGTCTCCTGCCGCCGGATGCGATCACCATTCGAGTCGGCCCGGCGAGTGAGCCGACGCTGGCGCGCTACCGACTGGACAGCCCCGAGGACGTGCGGCAGTTCCTCCGCGCCGTGCGTGAATGCCGCGTGCGAACGAGTGTGGGCCACCCACGGGCGTGTTGA